One stretch of Plasmodium relictum strain SGS1 genome assembly, contig: PRELSG_00_v1_86, whole genome shotgun sequence DNA includes these proteins:
- a CDS encoding surface-associated interspersed protein (SURFIN) codes for MNTEKKINRRKTRSASQYGAQYDTWKSKLTSDFDNEIYTIYIEGDNTEKGRKCRNFNNKVDDTKEDFMGEKSTTLNVNGDPEEAWNEIEQHISTKISQYRNLKCMRNPSIYTKDIRDKRNKIMYFCEDRDKRFYLLKMSKKRDECLKYNQWINEEKNKFTSNNPWSISDSKGSNQEFKTSNNCTLINMGMFSNENCDNYSQNQQKKSSSQSLQRSGSPPVTTQKIYSSTAIPIKTTVPTTTINPTTISTTTTTSTPVSVTTNDSTTANIPISISPSIPASASTPKTIPTSTNAPINTATPTPTLQSTPASTATQATTTTSINVPTQNISSLRSTLKPATISSPTSTNTSALSTTKAITPTTIQATTFNHTSTTTPPPTFTTTQANISTNTPTTTPPPTFTTTQANISTNTPTTTPPPTSTTTQTNTSTNTPTTTPTPTPSTVTTPPPTSTTTQANTSTPTPTPSTIQATTSISTKVPLTTSANVSKVNASSSPTTLKPTTTSTSTTASTTTPTTIQATTRISTNVPSATSANVSKANNTSSFSFTLKPTTMSTSTTVPTTTLSTTVHNQSYSNISSGLSIKSSSTLAKSTIIPITAALGSFLGIIILFIFLYRFTPIGSWLGNRRSKRKETQRKKKQAQVDNELIFEGFSDNKSEINMKNFPICNKKNSSTCKIILENENNERNMETKNNIVERRKKWKWKAVIEVHMMVLEEFQKEEWELNRREFLKIC; via the exons ATGAatactgaaaaaaaaatcaatagAAGAAAGACTAGAAGTGCTTCACAATATGGGGCTCAATATGACACCTGGAAGAGTAAACTTACTAGTGATTTTGACAATGAAATTTATACTATTTATATAGAAGGAGATAATACAgaaaaaggaagaaaatGTAGAAACTTCAATAACAAGGTAGATGACACAAAAGAAGATTTTATGGGAGAAAAATCAACAACATTAAACGTTAATGGAGATCCTGAAGAAGCATGGAATGAAATTGAGCAACATATAAGTACAAAAATTAGTCAATATAGAAATCTTAAATGTATGAGAAATCCTAGTATTTATACAAAAGATATAAGAGATAAAAGGAACAAGATAATGTATTTCTGTGAAGATAGAGATAAACGTTTTTATTTGCTAAAAATGAGCAAAAAAAGGGATGAatgtttaaaatataatcaatggataaatgaagaaaagaataaatttaCGAGCAACAATCCATGGAGTATAAGTGACAGCAAAGGAAGTAATCAAGAGTTCAAAACTTCTAACAATTGTACATTGATCAATATGGGTATGTTTTCAAATGAGAATTGTGATAATTATAGCCAGAACCAACAAAAAAAGAGTAGTTCACAAAGTCTACAACGTTCAGGTTCTCCTCCAGTAACTacacaaaaaatttatagtAGCACAGCAATTCCTATTAAAACTACTGTACCTACTACTACTATTAATCCTACAACTATATCTACCACTACAACTACATCTACACCTGTATCTGTAACTACAAATGATTCTACAACTGCCAACATACCTATCTCTATATCCCCATCTATACCTGCATCTGCATCTACACCTAAAACTATACCTACATCTACAAATGCGCCCATTAATACAGCGACACCTACACCTACACTTCAATCTACACCTGCATCTACAGCTACACAAGCCACTACAACTACATCTATAAATGTACCAACTCAAAATATATCATCACTAAGATCTACATTAAAACCTGCAACTATATCTTCACCTACTTCTACAAATACTTCTGCACTTTCAACTACAAAAGCCATTACACCTACCACTATACAAGCAACTACATTTAATCATACATCTACAACTACACCTCCACCTACATTCACAACTACACAAGCCAATATATCTACTAATACACCTACAACTACACCTCCACCTACATTCACAACTACACAAGCCAATATATCTACTAATACACCTACAACTACACCTCCACCTACATCCACAACTACACAAACCAATACATCTACTAATACACCTACAACTACACCTACACCTACACCTTCAACTGTAACTACTCCTCCACCTACCTCTACAACTACACAAGCCAATACATCTACGCCTACACCTACACCTTCAACTATACAAGCAACTACATCCATATCTACAAAAGTGCCTTTAACTACATCCGCAAATGTATCAAAAGTTAATGCATCATCATCCCCAACAACATTAAAACCTACAACTACATCCACATCTACAACTGCATCTACAACTACACCTACAACTATACAAGCAACTACACGCATATCTACAAATGTGCCCTCAGCTACATCCGCAAATGTATCAAAAGCTAATAATACATCATCGTTCTCATTTACATTAAAACCTACAACTATGTCTACATCTACAACTGTACCTACAACTACATTAAGTACTACTGTTCATAATCAAAGTTATAGCAATATATCTTCAGGTCTTTCTATTAAAAGTTCGTCTACATTAGCTAAATCTACAATTATTCCTATCACAGCTGCCTTGGGATCATTTTTGGGAATTATTatcctttttatatttttgtataga TTCACTCCCATTGGCTCTTGGCTTGGTAATCGTAGATCAAAGAGAAAAGAAACACAGAGAAAAAAGAAGCAAGCACAAGTAgataatgaattaatattTGAAGGATTTTCTGATAACAAATCAGAGATCAATATGAAAAACTTTCCAATATGTAATAAGAAAAACAGTTCCACatgtaaaattatattgGAAAATGAAAACAATGAAAGAAATATGGAAACAAAGAACAATATTGTAGAAAGAAGGAAAA